AATCCGACCGCAATCCAACAGCAATCCAATCGACCATGAAAACCCATCGCATGCTGTGCTTCGGCCGTCACGACGAAAGCGGCAACGCGGCGCTCGTTGTCGAAGCATCGACACTCGCCGAACAGGAACGGCTGATGTTCGCTCGACAGCAGGACGCCAGCGCGACCGTGTTCATCGATGCGAACACGGCGGGCGATATGCAACTCGATTTCTACTACCCGCACGCGCGCAGCCCGCTATGCCTCCATGCGACCCTCGCGGCAAGCGCGGTGTTCTTTGAGCGCAACCCGCAGACGTCAAAGGTCCGGTTCGTGACGGGCATGCATCGGCAGACGCTCGACGTCGAGCGAATCGACGGGCTTATTTTCGTCGGCGTCAAAGCGCAGCGTTGCCCGGATCTGGCCGTCGATATCGCCGAAGTGGCTCAACTGCTTCGAATCGAAACGCGTGAGCTGAAGAGCGTGCCGCGACTCGCATCGGTTGGCAGCGCGAAGCTGCTGGTCGAGGTCGACGAGCCGTCCGTGCTCGCTGCACTGAACCCCGATCTGCACGGTATTTCGAACTGGAGCCGCGAGCACGGCGTGTCGGGCATGTACGCGTATTGCCGCGTCGATGACGACGTCTATGCGGGCCGCAATTTCAATCACCTGGAGCCGCGTTTCGAAGATGCCGCGACGGGTGTGGCGGCGGGCGCGCTTGCGTTGTCGCTGGAGAGAAGCATCACGCTGCTGCAAGGCGACGCGCTCGGCCAGCCGTGC
This Paraburkholderia sabiae DNA region includes the following protein-coding sequences:
- a CDS encoding PhzF family phenazine biosynthesis protein, with product MKTHRMLCFGRHDESGNAALVVEASTLAEQERLMFARQQDASATVFIDANTAGDMQLDFYYPHARSPLCLHATLAASAVFFERNPQTSKVRFVTGMHRQTLDVERIDGLIFVGVKAQRCPDLAVDIAEVAQLLRIETRELKSVPRLASVGSAKLLVEVDEPSVLAALNPDLHGISNWSREHGVSGMYAYCRVDDDVYAGRNFNHLEPRFEDAATGVAAGALALSLERSITLLQGDALGQPCTLLARYMDGAVQIGGRAVRRETSPV